The following is a genomic window from Neodiprion lecontei isolate iyNeoLeco1 chromosome 4, iyNeoLeco1.1, whole genome shotgun sequence.
CAGAAATACTTTGAAAGTAATTTGCACCATTAATCATTtagtaatattaattttttacttccagTGCATTACCTGATTGTTGCAATTCATTATATACTCAGACCTAAAGACGTAGCTATAAAACCAACTAATACTGGTGTCATGCCATCGATAAATATACTGGGTGCCAATAGTACACCAATTAATTACATCAATGGTAATAATGTGAGAAGAGATGCTGCAGTAAATGATACAAAAGAATCTGTATTGTTTACTATGTTGCATAAAATTCTTGGCATCCCATCGGTACTTATTTACCAAGCGAACTCATGTAAAAGTAAGTTTTGCCAAGTAAAAATTCAGCAATCTTTGTCCAAAAAGCTTATAAGCTCTTGGAAAGAATGTTATCAACATCTGGTGCCCGAAAAAaactaactttttttttttttttttacaaaaatatgtatccTATGTGTCTATTAACGTACAGCACGTCATCTATATCTACTATGATCTATTTCAGATAAACTTTGGTCCTGCGTACCAACCATGCCGTCTTGGGGTAGAGGTAACTCACAACTGCTTCACGAAGAAATGTCATGTTCGTATTTACCTTCAAAGAAATCTCGCGAAGAATTAATTACTGATTACACAGGACACTATCCAAATATGTCAGACGATATGTCGTCGGCTTCAATTCACGAATCACGTAATTTATTAAACGAACATTATGATAACTACAACGAAAGCGATGATCTTGTTGATGCGACAGAACTACGCCGTCGTACTACGAGAAACGGGTCGGTAACTAGAAGCAACTTTGTTTATCCACCGTCACCTTCGAGGAGGTGAGTTAAAATTTGATTCATAGCGAAAGATTCAAGCTGTAATTCATTTTGAAAGTTCGTTTGTATTGTTTAATAGGTTGGTGAAATAGGGTGgtccaaaaaatttcaactttaatcttgaataacttttgaaagagttgagttatcgaaaaattataagagaCCATTTTTATAGATCAtcatttcctacaaaaatatttagttgatatttatgtatgtatattgccTCGTCACTGAGCTACGAAATTCAGAATGgaagtaaaattattttcgcgtactaattaaatggaaaatgaaaaatggggTTCAGGAACTACTAAATATTAACATTATGGGCTCAAATTTTAGCAGACATCTTGTTTCCTCTTCCTACAACTGTTAAAGGTGTGATGAAGACGATTTTTCTTGACCTTGATGACTTGTTGATtaatgttattcttggatatgaaggtcacaactgaaaacacttttttatagtgttaacgtttcagccctgatgggggccctcctcagaaccaatttatttaaacatctgtcacgaacaaaaataataaaataatgtacaactccgttataacaaaattaaacataaGTGGTTTAGATAATAAGCAAGGATGTTTATGCAGATATAAATGAGAGGAATTACCTAGTGTGGGATGACACTTTCAATTACAGCAGACAGAGAACACTCTTAAGTAGTGAAAGCGTGttggtgaataaataataaatagaaagaataaaaaaaaaacaaaaaccgaagCACACTGCGATCGCGATACGTAGTTCCCAAGACTTCATCCTTGTagttaatttgataaaataaaacacacagcCGTTATAGGTTTAAATCAAGAGCACATTTGCACATGTGGAACGTCCAGTGTGTAGTGGGGGGAGATCGATATCGATAGTTATCAGAGCAAACGCagagtcaacgggttaaaaggaaaccaaaattttgttaagaaggtaaaatcgagagcaagctcagtcggtaatggaTAATTACAATGGTTGTATCACAGAGATGTAAATAGTACTCAGATGTTCGATGTTTTGTCTTCGGTTGACAGAATTGggatgtgcaacaatattgcacatttctaacaataGCCTGTTGTAATACAATGGTTCAACGTCAATAATGctggcttgagaataattgaaagagTGGTCGAAATCGGTGGCATGCCTTGTCAGTGcagtataatttatataatttaaacCTATAACGgctgtgtgttttattttatcaaattaactACAAGGATGAAGTCTTGGGAACTACGTATCGCGATCGCAGTGTGcttcggtttttgtttttttttttattgtttctatttattatttattcaccaaCACGCTTTCACTACTTAGGAGTGTTCTCTGTCTGCTGTAATTGAAAGTGTCATCCCACACTAGGTAATTCCTCTCATTTATATCTGCATAAACATCCTTGCTTATTATCTAAACCACTcatgtttaattttgttataacggagttgtacattattttattatttttgttcgtgacagatgtttaaataaattggttctgaggagggcccccatcagggctgaaacgttaacactataaaaaagtgttttgagttgtgaccttcatatccaagaataacattaATCGTTAAAGGtgtgactttgaaaaaaaaatagtggaTTTTTTTGATCCACCCTATTGTGTATATTACACAATAATTGTTTTGAGCTTTACTTTTCAGCAACACACCTTTTATGACTGGTACCAGCAAAAACCAATGTGGTGCATTAACCAGAACTGGAAAACGATGCCGTTTATCTTCAAATCTTGGAGGGAATTTTTGTCACCGCCACAGCAATGGGTCTTCCTTTATGGGTGACTAAACTCCAAGGGACGTTAATACGAGTCTAGAAATATAGATAATAGACAGGAATGATTCCCTCAAAACAATCGATCTTATCCTATTATGTGATAAATATTGACAGGCAGTAGTAAAATGAACCAAGTCACTGAAAGTGATGTATAAATACCAATTTTTCCGTGATCGTTTTAtctttacaatgaattagttTTTATCTTGCTCAGGAAAATCTTTAGAATAtctaaatttacaaaatatttttatgtcGACTTCAACAGTTTTTCggtttttatttcatgtttttttatcAATGGCATTGAACAAGTAATAATACTGACATTCATTTATCGCAACGAGGTAATACAACAAGATAGAAATAATTGGCTgcggaaattaaaatttgttttactgAGCGGTTCGTTGTTTACTTCATTTTACCCTAAGAATATCATTGAAGTTCATTAGTGAATACCGAAGCGATTGAATAGAGACGCGAATAACAAGTAATAGTTAGTCGAAAGGTGATGAGTGAAGGTTGAGGTTTAAACCGATTAAGTAGATTTTTCAAGCAGTTATCGTTtaagaattataaatattgtgtGATTATAAacgtaaatttcaaatttgatgagCGTAACGGAGAGTGATGTCAATAACCAATGCTACTTagagaaaaagtaaataaataaagtagCGTTACCTATAATTTGTAGTCGAAAATATTCGTTGGTTAACTATAATGATTTAATCcctaatttttaccaattcggacttcaaatttttaattaaattataaagtaAAGTATGTTGATCATCTTAAGtaagtgacaaaaaaataaataaatgcaaaACCTGGCCAAACTGGAATTGAGCTTATTTAAATCTTGACTATTTGTAAGTAATCCCGCCTTTAATCCACAAAACATTAATCTACTACTGTAATAACTCTTAAACTGtgtagaatgaaaaacaaatcttCATTAAATGGGcgaaaagtaatttcaaactAGAAAGGATGCCGATCTTTATTAGCTCCAAGGATTAATACCCGAGGCAATTGTCCGTACAACAGGTCGAGCAGTGTACATACATAGTAATAAACGTTGTGTCTTGATaaaagtatataaataaaacagatgTGTTTTTCGACACTCTCAAAGCCATATTAGTTGCAGGATGCCATGTTCAACTGCGTACAAACAGCGTTGTTGGTTgactcgaaaaaattttgatccgTATCAAGACCTGCACCAACTACTAGATTGTGGAGATTACAGTAGTTCGTTCCATAGTCAAATATAACGAACCAATCGTTGGACTGTGAAGTTGCCTGTAAACATTATTCTTCGTTGATTAAAGCGAAAACGATAATTTCCAAAATTAGATGTAGTGCGAAAAATGTAGCGATACGATGTGGAAATAATCTTGTCTGGAAATGCAATATCGTAATTTTTACGCTTTCGAtatcttatatacatataatatgttgTATAAAATCGAAGTAACCACTTACCACTGCCGTGCAGCTATTGTTAGCTGTTTTTTGAAAGATCATTTTAATGCCATCGACCAACCGGATGTTCGGCGTAAGGTGCGTAGCTTTTATCGTATAATTATCATTCGGTCTTGGATCGTGAAGCTGCGATTAATGCATGTAATTCATAGTTTATCCGTTAGCAGGATTAAGTCGACAGTGTATATCTTAAAAAGCCTTCCCAGCCGCGTCACCGAGTCATTTTAACAACGTTGTGCGTATGTATGCACATTAACGCGTTTGTcgcaaaagaaaataaacatatCACAAGGTAAACTTTGGTTCAAGTGGGGCTCAGAAATTACTTGAAACTTGCGTATCATACACTATAATTATCAAGCGCTCGGTGACGCAAATGAGTCTAACACTAAGACACGAGGTAAATTATGCTTGAAGTTAAGTGTACGGGTACTCGAGTGTTTTGAAGTCACGAAGTCACTCGAAATTTCGCAGTCCTTAAAGGAATGCCTTAGTCGATTTCCATGTTGTCGTATGTATCTCCAGAGATtgaagtccacgtatctcaaacgtGCAAAAAGGACTTAACATCCCCATTCCATACACAATTCTTAACAAAAACACTCCTGGATGTTTTTATTTGACgcataaataaagaaatggcatgaattctacaaatttactattgcaatttcgtaaaatccatgccatttctttatgtCTGCGTTAAATAAAAACGTAACGGAGCGTTTTAGTTCAAAATTGTGTACATAATGGAGCTGTTAAGCCTTTTTTCGCGTTCGAGATACGTGGGCTTTGA
Proteins encoded in this region:
- the LOC107224971 gene encoding uncharacterized protein LOC107224971, which codes for MGLAYVCSLGLALVTKIYIYTQLDTAAAVLFNSSHENTKFGEPCVYVMQRLRCQILKWSTCHGCGPRGTRCLYSLHDPRPNDNYTIKATHLTPNIRLVDGIKMIFQKTANNSCTAVATSQSNDWFVIFDYGTNYCNLHNLVVGAGLDTDQNFFESTNNAVCTQLNMASCN